A single region of the Brachypodium distachyon strain Bd21 chromosome 3, Brachypodium_distachyon_v3.0, whole genome shotgun sequence genome encodes:
- the LOC100840734 gene encoding 26S proteasome regulatory subunit 6A homolog translates to MSSSPTPAPAAAPAAPMAVDETEDDQLSSMSTDDIVRASRLLDNELRVHKDELQRSNLELENFKEKIKENQEKIKLNKQLPYLVGNIVEILEMNPEDEAEEDGANIDLDSQRKGKCVVLKTSTRQTIFLPVIGLVDPDNLKPGDLVGVNKDSYLILDTLPSEYDSRVKAMEVDEKPTEDYNDIGGLEKQIQELVEAIVLPMTHRDRFQKLGIRPPKGVLLYGPPGTGKTLMARACAAQTNATFLKLAGPQLVQMFIGDGAKLVRDAFQLAKEKAPCIIFIDEIDAIGTKRFDSEVSGDREVQRTMLELLNQLDGFSSDERIKVIAATNRADILDPALLRSGRLDRKIEFPHPTEEARARILQIHSRKMNVHPDVNFEELARSTDDFNGAQLKAVCVEAGMLALRRDATEVIHEDFNEGIIQVQAKKKSSLNYYA, encoded by the exons ATGTCGTCGTCGCCcacccccgcgccggccgccgcccccgccgctccCATGGCCGTCGACGAAACGGAGGACGACCAGCTCTCCTCCATGTCCACCGACGACATCGTCCGGGCCTCCCGCCTCCTCGACAACGAGCTCCGCGTCCACAAG GACGAGCTGCAGCGGTCGAACCTGGAGCTGGAGAACTTcaaggagaagatcaaggagaACCAGGAGAAGATCAAGCTCAACAAGCAGCTGCCGTACCTCGTCGGCAACATCGTTGAG attttggaAATGAACCCTGAAGATGAAGCTGAAGAGGATGGTGCTAACATTGACCTTGACTCACAGAGGAAAGGAAAATGTGTTGTTCTCAAGACATCCACCAGACAA ACTATCTTCCTTCCTGTAATTGGGCTAGTTGACCCTGACAATCTGAAGCCTGGTGATTTGGTTGGAGTCAATAAAGACAGTTACTTGATACTTGACACACTGCCATCAGAGTATGACTCACGTGTGAAGGCAATGGAGGTAGATGAAAAACCTACAGAGGATTACAATGACATTGGTGGCCTTGAGAAACAG ATTCAAGAACTAGTTGAAGCTATAGTGTTGCCAATGACACACAGGGACCGTTTTCAGAAGTTGGGAATCCGTCCTCCGAAAGGTGTTCTTTTATATGGACCACCTGGGACAGGAAAGACGCTGATGGCTCGTGCCTGTGCTGCACAAACTAATGCAACCTTCCTTAAACTAGCTGGTCCACAACTTGTCCAG ATGTTCATCGGTGACGGGGCGAAGCTTGTCCGGGATGCTTTTCAGCTTGCAAAGGAGAAGGCCCCATGCATCATTTTTATTGATGAGATTGATGCGATTGGAACAAAGCGTTTTGATAG TGAAGTTAGCGGTGACAGAGAGGTTCAACGGACAATGTTGGAGTTGCTGAATCAGCTAGACGGATTTAGCAGTGATGAGAGGATAAAG GTGATAGCTGCAACAAATCGTGCGGATATCCTTGATCCTGCTTTGCTTCGTTCTGGTCGCCTGGACAGAAAGATTGAGTTCCCTCATCCGACGGAAGAAGCAAGAGCCAGGATCTTGCAA ATTCACTCGAGAAAGATGAATGTACATCCTGATGTCAACTTCGAAGAGTTGGCTCGTTCAACCGACGATTTTAATGGTGCACAGCTGAAGGCTGTTTGTGTAGAAGCTGGCATGCTTGCTCTACGGAGAGATGCTACAGAG